A section of the Osmia lignaria lignaria isolate PbOS001 chromosome 3, iyOsmLign1, whole genome shotgun sequence genome encodes:
- the cno gene encoding adherens junction formation factor afadin isoform X9: protein MTVSEEMATELANKKAEREALRGVIQQWNANRLDLFELSEPNEDLEFHGVMRFYFQDSGQKVATKCIRVASDATSQAVIETLIEKFRPDMRMLSVPEYALYEIHENGDERKLGLDEKPLLVQLNWHIDDREGRFLLRRIDDKTNAQGVGFSSSEGSSFRRKLSKREKKQMKKQEKLSRLKSLEQEENTVPLDQNGVAEKLYTELPETSFTRSISNPEAVMRRRRQQKLERKLQQFRSKDGGPDTGGTLKIYGEALCKDVPYKTLLLSVRDSAVHVVREMLSKYGLEKVDPQQYCLVQVNSEHVNGGSQQEYILDDDECPLAILMNHPSARGSIMFHVRRRPADYVPRKRKKKPSGKWNELDHRYEDERLPFLLELNPDGSDVPNGAGARHRLQPNVTEVGSERPIGPQAVQAQTLTLTGPTVMPRHCVIAFTENIVTLTPCSRDAHTYVNNQRIHQTTILQNGAIVKFGRLHTFRFIDPAPEERIRQRHESTRQIEYGYDRRSPDLTGQETNVERYGSTSGTPNSGQNQGSQNQGQANQEQASHPSSPSKSTTNSAVGHPQSPTHASESTHNYETTFDLDGNVETASLTSSRDGNRTLQNDRQVRGTDPILPAVLEFLEETEETFFHAVITDVEPSAPQFKLAPTYTLYLAARYRASTHYRPELQPTERAHRLTVMLANVATMIQRVIQERYMDASSLALWLANGSELLHMLKNDRHVGAFSTRAQDILTEAVHAAFASLVRCISLELAPAMSQFMADADEPAKEAGVLQIFSNTMALLRRCRVNAALTIQLFSHLFHAINATAFNSLVSNTNLCVRWFGRRLKARLNALETWAERQGLELASQCHLATIMQATHLLQAPKYNAEELATLSSTCFKLNSLQVRALLQKYQPAADEPRLPAELIENVVRVAESVADTLARADGREIRLEEEPTLALALLLPEDGYSCEVIRGVPPGLAEFLAPLQRDGLCRMAPQPTSSGYWTIYMIDHHNNFRSPSAMSNRSGSGYSCNAGGPNSSQPEIHVIKLHKSTNGMGLSIVAAKGAGQDRLGIYIKSVVAGGAADADGRLTAGDQLLKVDGQSLVGITQEKAAEYLVRTGPIVTLEVAKQGAIYHGLATLLSQPSPVMSRAAHKVRPKSEHLETPKVQEASDEHPSSSRSMGNLLDAPRPTAITLPDRSVDPVSGPRRMSERDLPSRLGRDVTAPQQQMHTSKSVPALHNVGTDGKQQHEVFNPGYSRASSSNSVTPPVTQPLPMNAINGSTSLRSRSSHNLHDPTRIGTLPPSGLLVGRQQSSPNLNPGQATTNNNASSNVNAALNVLQGNEAERFYQNLSIYRNQDGTAKQRYSPSQHLEERNLLQPQKNSRGSQNSLNRPGTFETSQIRDRPISAYVPQNQQQSYLGGQSQSQSQSQSQSQLYSQQGCAPPPPRSQSSRDMIRQEAKLQEMQEEVRRRELRGGVPVPSNQYRPNTAYNVKANTIASTSSSVRPTKSLGSQPNLGSSPPVTVPTSPISVSSHSAKQVGTSSYGYLDPQYGSYMIQHSKSPHMHPHQHQHQHQHQSQSQAQPQSQPQSQPQPQPQPQPQPQPQPQHQHQHPHQYSHQHQYQHPHYHHHQNMQQQNFVHVQYGTTPPSRGKSELTRLQPNGMMLEYGRDQNSQETDQSQRLTIGSQYYLNGNSDVRNEQYAGENSMNRSQIAAEGNTLMTNEMTPIRPTLPEEGYTESPPPPPPNTSTHPLYNKQSDSRYTASMQDPPRGGYYPANGMGSALQPRQYQYSATNPWQREEREKEQARRREAARQWRDQQIAELSALPHRTPQQEEQLRALQLERDFQKRAEEVANQQDDDEESNDLDAESIQRLQGLLRTTTVQERNNASEPQVNLSRNNVANQSVRGNYAAQSLDRTVHGTSIITHGADASQTSQNVQTNCLSQQENSNSHSSSNFQHEQSMQMQNSAGQMQISSLIQSNTAQKSGSHGPIQSIEDKDMHRRSDEIKRRQLELDEVQKKKEEDANKQQQIQQMYQQQQQQQQQHLHHHHHHHLQQPQSHIKSQQMLHPNMLRLDNLSINGLTSSSTQNGNNDAPLPPERGSSFAVMSQTGVLRSNNSNSSNIMTLTSPQSTTVKRVSFHDSNANVESVQRNVSSGNLTAIPSTTMDVISEDPNIFINDAEMLLASPKTPEGPGIPISGSTPGVIGAQEVYKDPRQRRLAEKQKQQQQNSQVGPVPEKLSFKEKMKMFAMETGEDGTPRDKVKISRAQREIDNIGNPTTALISNNGNNSSNNYNNNNGNNINAVTTNNTNNSNSSSSSSSSNNNAHNNRN, encoded by the exons ATGACAGTCTCGGAAGA AATGGCCACGGAGCTGGCAAATAAGAAAGCTGAGCGCGAAGCTCTGCGTGGCGTAATTCAACAATGGAACGCCAATAGATTGGATCTGTTTGAACTTTCGGAACCGAACGAG GATTTGGAGTTTCACGGTGTAATGAGATTTTATTTTCAAGACAGCGGTCAGAAAGTGGCGACAAAATGTATTAGGGTAGCATCAGATGCGACGAGTCAAGCGGTGATCGAaactttaattgaaaaattccgTCCAGATATGCGAATGCTCTCGGTTCCGGAGTATGCGCTTTACGAAATACACGAAAACGGCG ACGAACGTAAACTCGGTCTGGATGAGAAACCACTGCTGGTGCAGCTAAATTGGCACATCGATGATCGAGAAGGACGTTTTCTGTTGAGGAGGATCGATGATAAGACGAACGCGCAAGGCGTAGGCTTCTCTTCTTCGGAGGGGTCCAGCTTTCGTAGAAAGCTGAGCAAACGGGAAAAGAAACAGATGAAGAAACAAGAAAAACTGAGTCGCCTAAAGAGTTTGGAACAAGAGGAAAACACAGTGCCCCTCGATCAGAATGGCGTGGCTGAAAAATTGTACACGG AATTGCCGGAAACTAGCTTTACCAGAAGCATTTCGAATCCGGAAGCCGTGATGAGGAGGCGACGTCAGCAAAAGTTGGAAAGAAAACTGCAGCAGTTTCGCAGCAAGGATGGTGGCCCGGACACCGGTGGGACATTGAAGATTTACGGCGAAGCGCTTTGCAAGGATGTACCGTATAAAACGCTACTTCTGAGCGTACGAGATTCAGCGGTTCACGTTGTGCGAGAGATGCTCTCCAAATACGGTTTAGAGAAGGTTGATCCGCAGCAGTATTGTCTCGTGCAG GTAAATAGCGAACACGTTAACGGAGGATCTCAACAGGAATACATATTGGACGACGACGAATGCCCTCTAGCTATTCTCATGAATCATCCTTCTGCACGAG GTTCCATCATGTTTCATGTCCGAAGAAGGCCTGCCGATTACGTGCCTCGGAAACGGAAGAAAAAGCCTAGTGGCAAGTGGAACGAACTCGATCACAG ATACGAAGATGAAAGATTGCCCTTTTTACTGGAATTGAATCCTGACGGGAGCGACGTTCCAAATGGAGCTGGTGCAAGACATCGGTTACAACCTAACGTGACGGAGGTGGGTTCGGAAAGACCGATAGGCCCTCAAGCTGTTCAAGCTCAAACTCTCACGTTGACTGGACCGACTGTTATGCCGAGACACTGTGTGATCGCTTTTACGGAAAATATCGTTACTCTCACCCCTTGCTCCAGGGATGCTCACACATACGTGAACAACCAACGGATACATCAAACGACGATACTCCAG AACGGAGCGATCGTGAAATTCGGCAGACTGCATACCTTTCGGTTCATCGATCCGGCACCCGAAGAACGCATCAGACAACGACACGAGTCTACGAGGCAAATCGAATACGGTTACGATCG ACGCTCGCCAGACTTGACTGGTCAGGAGACAAACGTGGAGCGATACGGCTCGACATCCGGCACTCCGAACAGCGGACAGAATCAAGGGTCGCAGAATCAGGGCCAGGCGAATCAAGAACAAGCTTCTCATCCATCTAGTCCGAGCAAATCGACGACTAATTCCGCTGTTGGTCATCCTCAAAGTCCGACGCACGCGTCAGAGTCCACCCATAATTACGAGACTACGTTTGATCTCGATGGAAACGTTGAGACTGCCAGTTTAACCAGCAGCAGAGACGGTAACAG GACGTTGCAAAATGATCGGCAAGTACGTGGCACGGATCCAATTTTGCCAGCCGTGCTGGAGTTCCTGGAGGAAACGGAGGAAACGTTTTTCCACGCGGTGATCACGGACGTGGAACCGTCCGCGCCTCAATTCAAACTTGCACCAACGTATACGCTTTATCTGGCAGCGAGGTACCGGGCAAGTACGCATTACAGGCCAGAGCTACAACCGACGGAAAGGGCGCACAGGTTGACCGTGATGCTGGCGAATGTTGCCACCATGATACAACGCGTGATACAG GAACGATACATGGACGCGTCTTCTCTGGCGCTGTGGTTGGCAAACGGGTCAGAATTATTGCACATGCTGAAGAACGATCGACACGTGGGTGCGTTCTCGACAAGAGCGCAAGACATTCTGACGGAAGCTGTTCACGCTGCATTCGCATCTTTAGTGCGATGTATATCTTTAGAGCTAGCTCCTGCAATGTCTCAGTTCATGGCTGACGCCGACGAGCCTGCGAAAGAGGCCGgggttttacaaatattttccaACACGATGGCTCTGCTAAGGCGGTGCAGAGTAAATGCCGCTCTCACTATTCAATTGTTCAGCCACTTGTTTCACGCGATCAACGCGACAGCTTTCAACTCGTTGGTCTCGAATACGAATTTGTGCGTCCGATGGTTCGGTCGTCGATTGAAAGCAAGATTGAACGCGCTCGAGACCTGGGCCGAGAGGCAGGGTCTCGAATTGGCGAGCCAGTGCCATTTGGCGACGATCATGCAAGCGACGCACTTGCTACAGGCGCCGAAATACAACGCGGAGGAGCTTGCCACCTTAAGCTCCACGTGTTTCAAATTGAATTCTCTTCAGGTCAGGGCGTTGTTACAAAAGTATCAACCAGCCGCTGACGAACCGAGACTTCCAGCGGAACTGATCGAGAACGTGGTACGAGTAGCGGAGAGTGTGGCCGACACGCTAGCGCGTGCTGACGGCAGAGAGATTCGACTCGAGGAAGAGCCAACGCTCGCGTTGGCGCTTCTTCTGCCCGAGGATGGGTACAGTTGCGAGGTGATACGCGGAGTTCCACCAGGATTAGCAGAATTCTTAGCACCGTTGCAACGAGACGGTCTATGTCGAATGGCTCCGCAGCCTACGAGCAGCGGATACTGGACCATATACATGATCGATCATCACAACAAT TTTCGCAGTCCCAGCGCGATGAGTAACAGATCCGGTAGCGGCTATTCCTGTAACGCAGGAGGACCAAATTCCTCTCAGCCAGAGATACACGTGATCAAATTACACAAATCTACCAACGGGATGGGTTTGAGCATTGTCGCGGCAAAG GGCGCCGGTCAAGATAGGCTGGGAATATATATAAAAAGCGTGGTTGCAGGTGGTGCCGCCGATGCT GATGGTAGATTGACGGCTGGCGATCAACTGCTCAAGGTTGACGGACAAAGTTTAGTTGGAATTACTCAAGAAAA AGCCGCCGAGTATCTGGTGCGCACGGGACCGATAGTGACCCTCGAAGTTGCCAAGCAGGGTGCCATATATCATGGTTTGGCTACTTTATTGTCGCAACCGTCACCGGTTATGAGCAGAG CAGCGCACAAGGTTCGACCCAAGTCCGAGCACTTGGAAACTCCAAAGGTACAAGAAGCAAGCGACGAGCATCCGTCCAGCTCGCGTTCGATGGGTAATTTATTGGATGCGCCAAGGCCCACGGCAATTACTTTGCCAGACCGTTCGGTCGATCCAGTGTCAG GACCTCGCCGCATGAGCGAACGAGATTTACCATCGCGACTTGGACGCGACGTAACCGCTCCTCAGCAACAAATGCATACCAGCAAGTCCGTGCCAGCGTTGCACA ACGTAGGTACCGATGGTAAGCAACAGCACGAGGTATTCAACCCTGGTTATAGCAGAGCATCTTCCAGTAATAGCGTTACTCCGCCAGTCACCCAGCCGTTGCCAATGAACGCCATTAATGGCTCAACGTCGTTACGTTCTCG TTCCAGTCATAATTTACACGACCCGACGAGAATCGGTACGTTACCGCCGAGCGGTCTTCTGGTCGGTAGACAACAATCCTCTCCGAATTTGAATCCTGGTCAAGCAACAACGAATAACAATGCTTCGAGTAACGTTAACGCGGCCTTGAACGTGCTTCAAGGTAACGAAGCTGAAAGGTTTTATCAGAATTTGAGTATCTACAGGAATCAAGACGGCACGGCGAAACAACGATATAGTCCATCTCAACATTTGGAGGAGAG AAATCTTCTGCAGCCGCAGAAGAACTCGAGAGGTTCGCAAAATTCTTTGAATCGACCGGGAACGTTTGAAACTAGCCAAATCAGAGACCGTCCAATATCCGCTTACGTACCTCAAAACCAACAACAGTCTTATTTAGGCGGGCAATCGCAGTCGCAGTCGCAGTCGCAATCGCAATCGCAATTGTATTCGCAACAAGGATGCGCACCGCCACCTCCGAGATCTCAGTCCTCGCGAGACATGATACGACAGGAAGCAAAACTTCAGGAAATGCAGGAAGAAGTGAGAAGACGAGAATTGCGGGGTGGCGTGCCAGTTCCATCGAATCAATATCGACCAAATACCGCGTACAATGTAAAAGCAAATACGATTGCATCGACAAGTTCCTCCGTTCGTCCGACGAAATCTCTTGGTTCTCAACCAAATTTGGGATCGAGTCCGCCGGTGACGGTGCCCACATCTCCGATTTCGGTATCCAGCCATAGCGCGAAACAAGTTGGTACCTCTAGTTACGGTTACTTGGATCCGCAGTATGGATCGTACATGATCCAACACAGCAAGTCCCCGCATATGCATCCGCATCAACATCAACACCAGCATCAGCATCAATCTCAATCTCAAGCTCAACCTCAATCTCAGCCTCAGTCTCAACCTCAACCTCAACCTCAACCTCAACCTCAACCTCAACCTCAACCTCAACATCAGCATCAACACCCGCATCAATACTCTCATCAACACCAATACCAACATCCGCATTACCATCACCATCAGAACATGCAACAGCAGAACTTTGTGCACGTCCAATACGGCACTACGCCTCCATCGAGAGGAAAAAGCGAATTGACGCGATTACAACCGAATGGAATGATGCTCGAATATGGAAGAGATCAGAACTCTCAAGAAACTGATCAAAGTCAACGTCTTACCATTGGATCGCAGTAttatttaaatggaaattcGGACGTACGAAACGAACAGTACGCTGGTGAAAATAGCATGAATAGATCACAGATCGCGGCAGAAGGTAATACTTTGATGACTAATGAGATGACTCCGATTAGACCCACCCTTCCGGAAGAGGGATACACCGAAAGCCCTCCGCCACCGCCACCAAACACTTCGACTCATCCTCTTTATAACAAACAGTCGGATTCGAG ATACACCGCGAGTATGCAGGATCCTCCTCGCGGCGGATATTACCCGGCTAACGGGATGGGAAGCGCGTTGCAACCGCGTCAGTATCAGTACAGTGCCACGAATCCTTGGCagcgagaagaaagagaaaag GAACAAGCGCGCAGAAGGGAAGCGGCAAGACAATGGCGGGACCAACAAATAGCGGAATTAAGCGCGTTACCTCATAGAACTCCCCAACAGGAAGAACAGCTTAGAGCGCTCCAGTTGGAGAGGGATTTTCAAAAGAGAGCCGAAGAGGTCGCTAATCAACAAGACGATGACGAGGAAAGCAATGATTTGGACGCAGAGAGTATACAGCGACTTCAAGGGTTGCTTCGTACAACGACGGTTCAAGAACGAAACAATGCATCGGAACCACAGGTCAATCTGtccagaaacaacgtggccaaTCAATCCGTCAGAGGAAACTATGCTGCACAAAGCCTGGATAGAACCGTGCATGGTACGAGTATTATCACGCACGGGGCTGACGCATCGCAAACTTCCCAAAACGTTCAAACGAATTGTTTAAGCCAGCAAGAAAACTCTAATTCCCATTCGTCGTCGAACTTTCAACACGAGCAAAGCATGCAAATGCAAAATAGTGCCGGACAAATGCAGATATCATCCTTAATTCAATCGAATACTGCTCAAAAGTCCGGCTCCCATGGTCCTATTCAGTCCATCGAAGACAAAGATATGCATCGTAGATCAGATGAGATTAAACGAAGGCAGTTGGAACTCGATGAAgttcagaaaaagaaagaggaagatgcTAATAAGCAGCAACAAATTCAACAGATGtatcaacagcagcaacaacagcaacaacagcatctccaccatcatcaccatcatcatttGCAGCAACCGCAATCTCATATCAAGAGTCAACAAATGTTACATCCTAATATGTTACGGTTGGATAACTTGTCCATTAATGGACTCACCTCGTCTT CTACACAAAATGGTAATAACGACGCGCCTCTGCCACCGGAACGAGGTTCCAGTTTTGCGGTGATGTCGCAGACTGGGGTACTCCGATCGAACAATTCAAATTCATCGAATATTATGACATTAACTTCCCCGCAATCAACGACCGTCAAGAGAGTCTCCTTTCATGATTCGAACGCAAACGTGGAATCAGTACAACGAAATGTATCGTCTGGAAATTTAACCGCGATTCCGTCCACAACTATGGATGTCATTTCAGAAGATCCAAAC ATTTTCATCAACGATGCTGAAATGTTATTGGCATCTCCAAAGACGCCCGAAGGACCTGGTATACCAATTAGCGGTAGTACACCTGGCGTGATAGGCGCTCAAGAAGTTTACAA GGATCCGAGGCAAAGACGACTTGCTGAAAAGCAAAAACAACAGCAACAAAATTCTCAAGTTGGACCAGTACCTGAGAAACTAAGTTTCAAGGAGAAAATGAAGATGTTTGCGATGGAAACGGGAGAAGATGGAACACCACGGGATAAGGTGAAAATTTCGCGTGCTCAACGCGAAATAGATAACATAGGTAATCCTACTACTGCACTGATCAGCAATAACGGCAACAACAGCAGTAATAATTACAACAACAATAACGGTAACAATATCAATGCCGTTACTACTAACAATACAAACAatagcaacagcagcagcagcagcagcagcagcaacaacaacgcTCATAACAATAGGAATTAA